A region from the Solibacillus sp. FSL H8-0523 genome encodes:
- a CDS encoding DUF4179 domain-containing protein — MSMKEWMELDIDHLEIEPVTELEKQRVKQHILKKRKKTPLWKSIGVAAVLLISATTVTTFAFPSVAAQIPFMNNVMSYFNDDYGQYTNFELFSDDLSLVDSDNGVSILIDHAVYDGTNIIVSYALETEKDLGKSIGVSGGNWFDVKDAIAIRGSDYIIQIDDTHYVGVAEFTPTFKTGINPETIEVSFKPKAFYNYETLLEVKGDWSFNFSLNRVDGTVVTVNETVKNEQVSLTLNSIEFTDVSTVLAYTQFASEDLRKEWLSVTPTLTVKDDLGNIYVDGLGGGGSTSDDFITFTGTTYFGAIKDGATKLFIEPTAIASLENGRGHEKIQLDSIVIELTK; from the coding sequence ATGAGTATGAAAGAATGGATGGAGCTCGACATCGATCACTTAGAAATAGAACCTGTAACAGAACTTGAAAAACAACGTGTGAAACAACACATACTTAAAAAACGTAAAAAAACGCCACTTTGGAAGTCAATTGGCGTGGCAGCTGTACTACTTATTAGTGCTACTACTGTGACAACATTTGCCTTCCCATCTGTCGCCGCTCAAATTCCGTTTATGAATAATGTCATGAGCTACTTTAATGACGATTACGGACAATATACAAATTTCGAACTGTTCTCCGATGATTTAAGCCTTGTCGACTCGGACAATGGCGTTTCGATTTTAATCGATCATGCTGTGTATGATGGCACGAATATTATTGTTTCTTATGCTTTGGAAACAGAAAAAGACTTAGGAAAATCCATTGGCGTTAGTGGGGGCAATTGGTTTGATGTTAAAGATGCCATTGCGATAAGAGGTAGTGATTATATTATTCAAATCGATGATACACACTATGTCGGTGTCGCTGAATTCACACCTACCTTTAAAACCGGCATAAACCCTGAAACAATTGAAGTATCTTTTAAGCCAAAAGCTTTTTATAATTACGAAACTCTTCTGGAAGTGAAGGGAGATTGGTCATTTAACTTCTCGCTCAATCGTGTAGATGGCACTGTTGTTACAGTAAATGAAACCGTAAAAAATGAGCAAGTAAGTCTGACATTAAATTCAATCGAGTTTACGGATGTCTCTACCGTTTTAGCCTATACACAATTTGCAAGTGAGGACTTACGCAAAGAGTGGCTATCTGTTACACCTACCCTTACAGTAAAGGACGATTTAGGCAACATTTACGTAGATGGTTTAGGTGGTGGTGGTTCAACTTCTGACGACTTTATAACATTTACCGGTACAACTTACTTTGGCGCAATTAAAGATGGTGCAACAAAGTTATTTATTGAGCCAACAGCCATTGCTAGCTTAGAAAATGGACGTGGGCATGAAAAAATTCAGCTTGATTCAATTGTGATTGAACTAACAAAATAA
- a CDS encoding RidA family protein, whose protein sequence is MSIIEQRLHELGLQLPEATPPLYHYVPVTIHQNVAYISGQVPRINGQIPFPGKVGQDVTIEQAAELAEYCVLKALSCLKAQIGSLDQVEQILKLTGYVQVVPNFYEPSKVLDAASALLEKIFGEKGRHARTAVGVATLPSNTPVEIDFIIALKGENR, encoded by the coding sequence GTGAGTATTATCGAACAACGCCTACACGAATTAGGCTTACAGCTACCTGAAGCAACACCTCCACTTTATCACTATGTTCCTGTAACCATTCATCAAAATGTCGCTTACATTAGCGGACAAGTACCGCGCATTAATGGACAGATTCCGTTCCCTGGTAAAGTCGGACAAGACGTTACAATCGAGCAGGCCGCGGAACTCGCGGAATACTGTGTACTTAAAGCGCTTAGCTGTTTAAAAGCACAGATAGGTTCCTTAGACCAAGTTGAACAAATTTTAAAATTAACAGGCTATGTTCAAGTAGTACCAAACTTTTACGAGCCATCGAAAGTGCTAGATGCCGCTTCTGCTTTACTTGAGAAGATCTTTGGTGAAAAAGGACGTCACGCGCGGACTGCGGTTGGCGTAGCCACTCTACCAAGTAACACGCCAGTTGAAATTGATTTTATCATTGCGCTTAAAGGAGAGAACCGATGA
- a CDS encoding threonine/serine dehydratase has protein sequence MITLKDIQEARTRIQQVVYETPILQSEQLSKLCGNQLFLKAEHLQKTGSFKIRGASNMGIHAIENGAEYVTTASSGNHGQAVAYVANRYGIPSTIVVPENASQCKINAITGYSGLVEKCGTTSGERLPRAQQIATEQNGVYIPPYDDPLIMAGQGTVGLEILQQLSNIDAIVVPIGGGGLISGILTAVKETNPAIQIIGVEPELANDTYLSLQNKKITAIPATNTIADGLRTNQPGDLTFPVLSKYLDDLVLVSEEEIRMAFSIVLERTKQLIEPSSATTIAAALYGKLNLQGKNIVTLISGGNVDIEHVDKLIVDTTTFVQ, from the coding sequence ATGATTACATTAAAGGATATTCAAGAAGCACGAACGCGCATACAACAGGTTGTCTATGAAACGCCTATTCTTCAATCGGAGCAGCTGTCGAAATTGTGCGGCAATCAGCTCTTTTTAAAAGCGGAGCACCTGCAAAAAACAGGTTCCTTTAAAATACGTGGAGCAAGTAATATGGGTATTCATGCAATTGAAAACGGTGCCGAGTACGTCACAACAGCTTCATCAGGTAATCACGGTCAGGCCGTTGCCTACGTGGCAAATCGATATGGTATCCCTTCAACGATTGTTGTACCCGAAAATGCGAGTCAGTGCAAAATTAATGCCATCACTGGCTATAGTGGGCTCGTTGAAAAATGTGGTACCACATCTGGTGAGCGTTTGCCAAGAGCGCAGCAAATCGCCACTGAGCAAAACGGTGTCTATATTCCCCCTTACGATGACCCGCTTATTATGGCCGGTCAAGGGACAGTCGGTCTTGAAATTTTACAGCAGCTCTCAAATATTGATGCCATAGTTGTACCAATTGGCGGTGGTGGGTTGATTTCAGGTATTTTAACAGCCGTCAAAGAAACAAATCCAGCCATTCAAATTATTGGCGTTGAACCTGAACTTGCGAATGACACCTATTTATCACTACAAAACAAAAAAATCACGGCAATTCCCGCAACAAACACGATAGCAGATGGCCTCCGCACAAACCAACCAGGCGATTTAACATTCCCGGTTTTATCAAAATATTTAGATGACCTCGTACTCGTCAGTGAAGAGGAAATCCGCATGGCCTTTAGCATTGTACTCGAACGCACCAAACAGCTAATCGAACCATCCAGCGCTACAACCATTGCAGCTGCGCTTTATGGGAAGCTCAATCTACAAGGAAAGAACATCGTCACACTGATTTCTGGTGGCAATGTAGATATTGAACACGTAGATAAGCTCATTGTAGATACAACTACATTTGTTCAATAA
- a CDS encoding HAD family hydrolase: MKAILFDLDGTLLNRDASVSVFVEKQYERLHNYVGHISKQQYTRRFTELDQRGYVWKDKVYAQLVQEFALTTITSEQLLEDYVQHFKYSCVAFPNLVEMLATLKRAGYKLGMITNGFGQFQMDNIRALQIESFFDVILVSEWEGLKKPDERIFLKALEQLQVAPCASIFVGDHPENDVKAARYVGMKGVWKKDAGWHDVLADAVIEDLLELLPVLETFKEGATN; the protein is encoded by the coding sequence ATGAAAGCGATACTATTTGATTTAGATGGGACGTTATTAAACCGAGATGCGTCGGTAAGCGTTTTTGTGGAAAAGCAATATGAGCGTTTACATAACTATGTGGGGCACATCTCAAAGCAACAATATACCCGACGCTTTACCGAACTCGATCAGCGAGGTTATGTTTGGAAGGACAAGGTATATGCACAACTTGTTCAAGAATTTGCGCTGACAACAATCACGTCTGAGCAGCTATTAGAAGATTATGTGCAGCATTTTAAATATAGCTGTGTAGCATTTCCAAATTTAGTTGAAATGCTAGCAACTTTAAAGCGGGCGGGTTATAAGTTAGGCATGATTACAAATGGTTTTGGTCAATTTCAAATGGACAATATAAGGGCATTACAAATCGAATCGTTTTTTGATGTTATTTTAGTATCGGAGTGGGAGGGGCTGAAAAAGCCGGATGAGCGGATTTTCTTAAAGGCGTTAGAGCAGTTGCAAGTAGCGCCTTGTGCAAGTATTTTTGTTGGGGACCATCCTGAAAACGATGTAAAAGCAGCGAGGTATGTGGGGATGAAAGGTGTTTGGAAAAAGGATGCTGGATGGCATGATGTACTAGCAGATGCGGTGATTGAGGATTTACTCGAACTATTACCCGTACTCGAAACCTTTAAAGAAGGCGCCACTAACTAA
- a CDS encoding GNAT family N-acetyltransferase, with amino-acid sequence MLNIIRRVSDSQQILEVIHAAFKRYEQEQMPSSALVESKVTIEQELLDGVLMFGAERDAQLVGVVKVTSNKDHVYFSRLAVLPEFQKQGIARLLVKFVEQFAKKEQMRTVRCKVRKSEEDNIRLYKNLGFHIAKEEFTPSPLGFMVETVTMDKEVN; translated from the coding sequence ATGCTTAATATAATTAGAAGGGTGAGCGATTCACAGCAAATATTGGAGGTGATTCATGCAGCGTTTAAACGTTATGAACAAGAGCAAATGCCGTCGAGTGCCTTAGTGGAATCAAAAGTAACAATTGAACAGGAGCTTTTGGATGGTGTGTTGATGTTTGGCGCGGAAAGGGATGCGCAGCTAGTAGGGGTTGTAAAAGTGACATCTAATAAAGATCATGTTTATTTTTCAAGGTTAGCGGTGCTACCTGAATTTCAGAAGCAGGGCATTGCGCGTTTGCTTGTAAAGTTTGTGGAACAGTTCGCCAAAAAAGAGCAAATGCGAACTGTACGCTGTAAGGTTCGTAAATCTGAAGAGGATAATATTCGCCTCTATAAAAATCTTGGATTTCATATTGCAAAAGAGGAATTTACGCCGAGCCCGCTTGGTTTTATGGTGGAGACAGTGACGATGGATAAAGAGGTGAATTAG
- a CDS encoding MBL fold metallo-hydrolase → MIKKLMYLFMLLPLTACSGQAMIVSDDFIVHAFKVGKADSLLISHQGEYVLIDTGEEDDGEKILRHLQSNNINKLKALVITHYDKDHVGGADSLVNALDIEHVYVPNYESDSKQTREFLQAIDNKQLVLEKITGISELTVGEVKGEMYPTMQTMEGDNDHSLVISLRHGDTGFLFAGDIEAPRIAELLMDTAIRMPHTFLKVPHHGRFNEQTTALIEAVRPMYALITSSDKNPEHDETVAALEAVNAHIFTTRKGDIEFHSDGGEITVRED, encoded by the coding sequence ATGATAAAAAAATTAATGTATCTTTTTATGCTATTGCCATTAACCGCATGTAGCGGGCAGGCGATGATTGTCTCAGATGATTTTATTGTACATGCCTTTAAAGTAGGTAAGGCGGATAGCTTACTAATTTCCCATCAAGGCGAGTATGTATTGATTGATACAGGGGAAGAAGATGACGGAGAAAAGATTTTGCGCCATTTGCAGTCGAACAATATTAACAAGCTAAAGGCATTAGTTATTACACATTACGATAAGGACCATGTTGGTGGTGCGGATTCTCTTGTAAATGCGTTAGATATTGAACATGTGTATGTGCCGAACTATGAAAGTGATAGTAAACAAACGCGTGAATTTTTACAGGCGATTGATAATAAGCAATTAGTACTTGAAAAAATTACGGGAATAAGTGAGCTTACGGTTGGAGAGGTAAAGGGGGAGATGTATCCAACGATGCAAACGATGGAGGGGGATAATGATCATTCTTTAGTCATTAGTTTACGACACGGGGATACTGGTTTTTTGTTTGCAGGTGATATAGAAGCGCCGCGGATTGCGGAGCTTTTAATGGATACGGCGATTCGCATGCCACACACGTTTTTAAAGGTACCACACCATGGCCGGTTTAATGAGCAAACGACCGCGCTTATTGAAGCGGTGAGGCCTATGTATGCACTCATTACGAGTTCTGATAAAAATCCTGAACATGATGAAACTGTGGCGGCATTAGAAGCAGTAAATGCTCATATTTTTACGACGCGGAAAGGCGATATAGAATTTCATTCAGATGGGGGAGAAATAACGGTACGTGAGGATTGA
- a CDS encoding PQQ-dependent sugar dehydrogenase has protein sequence MKKLIGSICIVLLLGSCGIDDKDTGEEQIQEMDGRQLEVIVDHLQAPWAINKHEDVFYITERAGEIVRVQNGELSRQDVLFEQQLSDAAEAGLLGFVLAPNFADTNQAFAYYTYNKDGKLLNRVVLLQLVEEVWHERLLLIDEIPSGTYHHGGRLKIGPDHKLYITTGDASNPELAQNKDSLAGKILRVNLDGSIPEDNPFKNSMIYSYGHRNPQGLAWTPEGVMYATEHGQSANDEVNEIKPGENYGWPDIEGAEKQDGLLTPLFTSGKDHTWAPSGVAYDQDMLYVAALRGTALLAFDLKTSKVREVVNDVGRIRDVWIEEDTLYFITNNTDGRGQQSTTDDHLYKLILVE, from the coding sequence TTGAAGAAGTTGATAGGTAGTATATGCATTGTACTGTTATTAGGTAGCTGTGGAATCGATGATAAGGATACGGGTGAAGAACAGATACAGGAGATGGATGGACGGCAACTAGAAGTCATTGTAGATCATTTACAGGCTCCATGGGCAATTAACAAGCACGAGGACGTTTTTTATATAACAGAGCGTGCAGGAGAGATTGTACGTGTTCAAAATGGGGAATTGTCGCGTCAGGATGTGTTATTTGAGCAACAACTATCTGACGCTGCAGAAGCAGGGCTACTAGGTTTTGTATTAGCACCGAATTTTGCTGATACGAATCAAGCGTTTGCCTATTACACATATAATAAAGATGGTAAGTTGTTGAACCGTGTTGTGTTGTTGCAGCTAGTTGAAGAGGTGTGGCATGAGCGACTGCTGTTAATCGATGAAATTCCGAGTGGGACCTATCATCACGGAGGGCGCTTAAAAATTGGGCCGGATCATAAGCTATATATAACAACGGGAGATGCATCGAATCCAGAGCTGGCGCAAAATAAGGATTCACTTGCTGGAAAGATTTTGCGCGTGAATTTAGATGGCTCCATTCCAGAGGATAATCCATTTAAAAACTCCATGATTTATAGTTATGGGCACAGAAACCCGCAAGGACTGGCTTGGACGCCAGAGGGAGTAATGTACGCAACCGAGCATGGGCAAAGTGCAAATGATGAAGTGAATGAAATAAAGCCAGGTGAAAATTATGGCTGGCCGGATATTGAAGGAGCGGAAAAGCAAGATGGGCTGTTGACACCGTTATTTACATCGGGGAAGGATCATACGTGGGCGCCGTCTGGAGTGGCTTATGATCAAGACATGCTTTATGTGGCAGCACTAAGAGGTACCGCACTATTGGCGTTTGATTTGAAAACAAGTAAAGTACGTGAAGTCGTGAATGATGTAGGCCGAATTCGTGATGTATGGATTGAAGAGGATACGTTGTACTTTATAACGAATAATACAGACGGGCGTGGACAGCAAAGTACAACAGATGATCACCTATATAAATTAATATTGGTGGAATAA
- a CDS encoding GNAT family N-acetyltransferase — MIHWAKQQQLHRLELTVIEHNHQAIHLYRKMGFKEEGIKRDSLWIDGQFVNNLYELAPLTKKNQRHPPNGRLWFYHFYRQLFLAKEKSA, encoded by the coding sequence GTGATACACTGGGCGAAACAACAGCAGCTACATCGCTTAGAATTAACGGTTATCGAACACAATCATCAAGCAATTCATCTTTATAGAAAAATGGGCTTTAAAGAAGAAGGCATCAAAAGAGATTCTTTGTGGATTGATGGACAATTTGTAAATAATTTATATGAGCTTGCTCCTTTAACAAAAAAGAACCAAAGACACCCCCCGAATGGGCGACTTTGGTTCTACCATTTTTACCGACAATTATTCTTAGCAAAAGAAAAAAGCGCATAG
- a CDS encoding AAA family ATPase, protein MIIMINGAFGVGKTTTAEALHKKMENSMIYDPEMIGGMLRYVIPKDIQCTESITGDFQDFLMWKELTVETAKRLAQHYQLHLIVPMTIRKPEYFEYIYNGFKNIDAHTYHFCLTASKKTIHERLKERGEPAGAWCFEQTDTCLVAYEKYNFGSKIDAENKSVEAIVDFIMNEIQQARSYQIK, encoded by the coding sequence ATGATTATTATGATAAACGGAGCTTTTGGTGTTGGAAAAACGACTACAGCAGAGGCTCTTCATAAAAAAATGGAGAACAGTATGATTTACGACCCTGAAATGATAGGGGGAATGCTACGCTATGTGATTCCAAAGGATATTCAATGCACAGAGTCGATAACAGGGGATTTTCAAGATTTTTTAATGTGGAAGGAGCTTACAGTAGAGACAGCCAAACGTTTAGCGCAGCATTATCAACTCCATTTAATCGTACCGATGACTATTCGTAAACCGGAGTATTTTGAGTATATTTATAACGGCTTTAAAAATATTGATGCACATACTTATCATTTTTGTTTAACAGCAAGTAAAAAAACGATTCATGAAAGACTGAAAGAGCGCGGTGAACCAGCAGGGGCATGGTGCTTCGAGCAAACGGATACATGTTTGGTAGCTTACGAAAAATATAACTTTGGTAGCAAGATTGACGCAGAGAATAAGAGTGTCGAGGCTATTGTCGATTTTATTATGAATGAAATCCAACAGGCTCGTTCATATCAAATAAAATAG
- a CDS encoding GNAT family protein, with protein MQLFIHQMNEEASNDILTWQYDRPYDFYNNERTDEALQEILDGSYYRMNDENNVLIGFFCIGANAKVPAGNEFGVYNEDLVDMGVGMNPTYVGKGNGFEFCMHVIRFIQEHYPNKAIRLTVATFNERAIHLYEKLGFVSEDKFQTLFAQFQTMIRREHQ; from the coding sequence GTGCAATTATTTATACATCAAATGAATGAAGAAGCATCAAATGATATTCTAACTTGGCAATATGACAGGCCTTATGATTTTTATAATAATGAAAGAACCGATGAAGCACTTCAGGAAATACTGGATGGCTCGTATTATAGGATGAATGATGAAAATAACGTACTCATTGGATTTTTTTGCATTGGTGCGAATGCAAAAGTCCCTGCCGGTAACGAATTTGGCGTATATAACGAGGATTTAGTAGATATGGGTGTGGGTATGAATCCGACGTATGTTGGGAAAGGGAACGGATTTGAATTTTGCATGCATGTTATTCGATTCATTCAAGAGCATTACCCGAATAAAGCTATTCGCTTAACAGTAGCAACATTCAATGAAAGAGCCATTCATTTATACGAAAAGCTTGGATTTGTTTCAGAAGACAAATTTCAAACGCTGTTTGCACAGTTTCAAACGATGATTAGACGCGAACATCAGTAA
- a CDS encoding copper amine oxidase N-terminal domain-containing protein has protein sequence MKKMLVSMLSLFVAITIATPASAATIQLKVDGVNVISDVNPEIKNDRTMVPLRVISENLGATVHWTNSEITLSQNATKVVVKTNSTMAMKNGSAVQLDTKPYVKNNRTFVPLRFIAEAFSSTVNYKNGTVNVDSKPLIIDQIKIKAVQHEFRMTMGGIVQQIYGNAYTNSMFTLFSENIAREVEAPESYSDMYTIDIPGSYYRNGQFDFIDEADKAVKSYEVYALVKGFPEELLEGYPPALVYEESSGKWYLFNDSALDLIYDLVDTANDNGFIKVIRNTVA, from the coding sequence ATGAAAAAAATGTTAGTAAGTATGTTGTCCTTATTCGTGGCAATCACTATCGCAACGCCTGCAAGTGCAGCGACAATTCAACTAAAAGTGGATGGGGTAAACGTTATTTCTGATGTGAACCCTGAAATTAAAAATGACCGAACGATGGTACCGCTACGTGTCATTAGTGAAAATCTAGGAGCAACGGTTCATTGGACAAACTCTGAAATTACACTGAGTCAAAACGCTACAAAGGTAGTTGTAAAAACTAATAGCACAATGGCCATGAAAAATGGAAGCGCGGTGCAGTTAGACACAAAGCCATACGTAAAGAACAACAGAACGTTTGTTCCGCTTCGCTTTATTGCCGAAGCATTTAGCAGTACAGTTAACTACAAAAATGGCACAGTAAATGTAGACAGCAAACCACTGATAATTGACCAAATCAAGATCAAGGCCGTTCAGCATGAATTCCGTATGACAATGGGAGGAATCGTTCAGCAAATTTACGGCAATGCCTATACGAATTCAATGTTTACGTTATTTAGCGAAAATATAGCTCGTGAGGTGGAAGCACCTGAAAGTTATTCAGACATGTACACTATCGATATTCCAGGCTCTTATTATCGAAATGGGCAATTTGATTTTATCGATGAGGCCGACAAAGCTGTGAAAAGCTACGAAGTCTACGCATTAGTAAAAGGTTTCCCAGAAGAATTATTAGAAGGATATCCACCGGCATTAGTATACGAGGAATCGTCTGGTAAATGGTATTTGTTTAACGACAGTGCACTGGATTTAATTTATGATTTAGTAGATACCGCGAATGATAACGGCTTTATAAAGGTGATTCGTAATACCGTTGCTTAA
- a CDS encoding YfiT family bacillithiol transferase, with translation MDVKQPIGPLEVPEQVTVEDIAQWLKQTESYTKRLREVVNGLSEDDLNKTYREGAWNVRQLVHHIADSQLNMYQRLKLALTDHNPTVPAFDENQWAIQPDTKLPVESSIKMLEGINERIVELGKHVTEADLNRTFTHQENGEIKVSTKLAKLAWHEEHHLAHIKIALAQ, from the coding sequence ATGGACGTAAAACAACCGATTGGCCCACTAGAAGTACCTGAGCAAGTAACAGTAGAGGATATAGCGCAGTGGTTAAAGCAAACGGAAAGCTATACGAAGCGTTTGCGTGAAGTGGTAAATGGCTTAAGTGAAGACGATTTAAATAAAACATACCGCGAAGGGGCTTGGAATGTGCGTCAGCTGGTGCATCACATTGCCGACTCGCAGCTCAATATGTACCAACGCCTAAAGCTAGCGTTAACGGATCATAATCCAACCGTGCCAGCGTTTGATGAAAATCAGTGGGCGATTCAGCCAGATACGAAACTTCCTGTAGAAAGCTCAATTAAAATGCTAGAGGGCATCAATGAAAGGATTGTGGAATTAGGCAAGCACGTAACAGAAGCGGATTTAAACCGTACATTCACACATCAAGAGAATGGTGAAATTAAAGTATCTACAAAATTAGCTAAGCTTGCATGGCATGAAGAGCATCACCTAGCACATATTAAAATTGCATTAGCGCAGTAA
- a CDS encoding HlyD family secretion protein, which translates to MLSKKAKIIAVIMGLIVVVNAYLLLKDNDVILKKYYINDAHFAVAKDHEKMLPLDAIVTSSNEHFIAAPVQAVNEVLVTEGQTVNVLSELVVFKQQQTEKEVARLQTERAAYTTELAELEKVFLQLDSMSSETQPNSSMASDSINDGETLNVNLSVELGIEQGTPTAEGIAIIQRAIAETTRQIELLDSQITQLSEYNLLTSPVEGVVKEIVLEGDSIIFNIQSSNKKIIAYVTPKQWQEIELEQFTEITLFEGQDNEFTLDGVVSEKQQIPARNSIAFEEMKRHEKINSSETIYEISILPNEDLFDLPVGTLASANITVNQVFDSFGIHEDWLVQKATDEDEETQYVYMLDENGKTTLASVEELFTYQTKLNQREALLIEGEEEEEVVQETSPRIQTVKLTDENVVKEDKDELTNVAVISGPNELSPIFLNEKERNLNAPTFRPYPLQLFDRSQIDSQWQLILEYWLK; encoded by the coding sequence ATGCTATCAAAAAAAGCAAAAATCATAGCTGTCATCATGGGGCTAATCGTAGTAGTGAACGCTTATTTATTGTTGAAAGATAATGATGTTATTTTGAAGAAATACTATATTAACGATGCCCATTTTGCGGTAGCGAAGGATCATGAAAAAATGCTCCCACTTGATGCGATTGTCACTTCGAGCAATGAACATTTTATCGCAGCACCTGTTCAAGCGGTGAATGAAGTGCTTGTAACAGAAGGGCAAACAGTAAATGTATTAAGTGAACTGGTCGTATTCAAGCAGCAACAAACAGAAAAAGAAGTAGCGCGACTTCAAACGGAGCGCGCGGCCTATACAACAGAGCTTGCTGAATTAGAAAAAGTTTTTTTACAGCTTGATAGTATGAGCTCAGAAACCCAACCGAATTCATCCATGGCGTCTGATTCAATTAATGATGGTGAAACATTGAATGTTAATTTATCAGTTGAGCTAGGAATTGAACAAGGCACGCCAACTGCTGAAGGCATCGCAATTATTCAACGCGCAATTGCTGAAACAACGCGCCAAATTGAGCTGTTAGATAGTCAGATTACGCAGCTAAGTGAATACAATCTATTAACATCACCTGTAGAAGGTGTTGTGAAAGAAATTGTATTAGAGGGTGATTCGATTATTTTTAATATTCAATCGAGCAATAAAAAAATTATTGCCTATGTGACACCAAAACAATGGCAGGAAATCGAATTAGAGCAATTTACTGAAATAACATTATTCGAAGGGCAAGATAATGAATTCACGTTAGACGGTGTTGTGAGCGAAAAGCAACAAATTCCAGCGCGTAATTCGATTGCCTTTGAAGAAATGAAAAGACACGAAAAAATTAATAGCAGCGAAACAATCTATGAAATAAGCATCCTGCCAAACGAGGACTTGTTTGATCTACCGGTAGGAACATTGGCGTCTGCGAATATTACCGTCAACCAGGTATTCGATAGCTTTGGTATACATGAAGATTGGCTTGTGCAAAAGGCTACTGATGAAGACGAGGAAACGCAATATGTTTACATGCTCGATGAAAACGGTAAAACAACATTAGCATCTGTTGAAGAGTTATTTACCTATCAAACGAAACTAAATCAGCGTGAGGCGTTATTGATAGAGGGGGAAGAAGAGGAAGAGGTAGTACAGGAAACTTCACCACGTATTCAAACTGTAAAATTAACAGATGAAAATGTAGTGAAAGAAGATAAAGACGAGCTAACAAATGTTGCCGTTATTAGTGGACCAAATGAATTATCCCCAATCTTCTTAAATGAAAAAGAGCGAAATTTAAACGCACCAACATTCCGTCCGTATCCATTACAACTGTTTGATCGTAGTCAAATTGATAGTCAGTGGCAATTAATCTTAGAGTATTGGTTAAAATAA